In one Bartonella grahamii subsp. shimonis genomic region, the following are encoded:
- a CDS encoding GNAT family N-acetyltransferase encodes MGLEHVETEVEIAALAQNIDSHVTSMPDNFKIREVETFQDFRDYGNVMASVFEPFDEEAVIFYETIGRCYKKDSDVEMFVGYINNSPVAICFCIKADGVGGVYDIVTNPDFQKRSVGTLMTKIAIEHLKRKKCHVIGMQASHEGIGIYKKLGFIKFGEFKVYSNKHIAV; translated from the coding sequence ATGGGTTTAGAGCATGTTGAAACAGAGGTAGAAATAGCAGCTTTAGCACAAAATATAGACTCACATGTTACTTCTATGCCGGATAACTTCAAAATTAGAGAAGTTGAAACATTTCAAGATTTTAGAGATTACGGAAATGTTATGGCATCAGTATTCGAGCCTTTTGATGAAGAAGCGGTTATATTTTATGAAACAATAGGCCGTTGTTATAAAAAAGACTCTGATGTAGAGATGTTCGTTGGTTATATAAACAATAGTCCTGTAGCAATATGTTTTTGTATTAAAGCAGATGGAGTTGGTGGAGTGTATGATATTGTCACCAATCCAGATTTTCAGAAAAGAAGTGTCGGGACATTAATGACAAAAATTGCTATTGAGCATTTAAAAAGAAAGAAATGTCATGTTATTGGTATGCAAGCCTCTCACGAGGGAATTGGCATTTATAAAAAATTGGGTTTTATAAAGTTTGGTGAATTCAAAGTTTATTCCAATAAACACATAGCGGTTTAG